The following coding sequences lie in one Thalassoglobus polymorphus genomic window:
- a CDS encoding GNAT family N-acetyltransferase, with the protein MPQITTSIANFDDPAHAQAIVDIINSYAIEPHGGERVLPEEISSKIVPGMKATPGAFTMFAWDGEVPVGAAICFQGFTTFAAKPLVNIHDLAVLPAYRGQGIGTMLLEAVETHAKSLGCCKVTLEVRKANPQAEKLYLRVGYGDPDGFETRFLDKKL; encoded by the coding sequence ATGCCTCAAATTACAACTTCAATCGCGAACTTTGATGACCCCGCACATGCTCAGGCCATTGTTGATATCATCAATTCCTATGCAATCGAACCGCACGGCGGAGAACGAGTTCTTCCGGAAGAAATTTCTTCGAAAATTGTCCCTGGGATGAAAGCAACTCCCGGTGCATTCACCATGTTCGCCTGGGACGGTGAGGTTCCGGTTGGTGCTGCAATCTGTTTTCAGGGCTTCACAACATTTGCAGCCAAGCCGCTCGTAAATATTCATGATCTCGCTGTGCTGCCTGCCTATCGGGGCCAGGGAATCGGAACGATGCTTCTCGAGGCGGTCGAGACTCACGCCAAGTCGCTTGGCTGTTGCAAAGTCACTCTGGAAGTTCGCAAAGCGAACCCTCAAGCTGAAAAGCTTTATTTGCGAGTCGGCTACGGCGATCCCGATGGATTCGAAACTCGATTCCTCGACAAGAAGCTGTAA
- a CDS encoding acyl-CoA thioesterase, whose product MSSDWFEMEIRVRYCETDAMGVLHHMNYLAYFEVARTELFRERGGNYRELEERGFFLVIVKAECNYKRPSHYDDLLRIRVRVSKLTGAKLEHEYEIHRDETLIATGRTVLACLDQDGQIQRMSESLLFDETEK is encoded by the coding sequence ATGTCTTCGGACTGGTTCGAAATGGAGATTCGTGTCCGGTATTGCGAAACGGACGCGATGGGTGTTCTCCACCACATGAATTATCTCGCCTACTTCGAAGTCGCCCGGACCGAGCTGTTCCGCGAACGAGGTGGAAACTATCGAGAGCTCGAAGAACGTGGTTTCTTTCTGGTGATCGTTAAAGCAGAATGCAATTATAAAAGGCCGTCCCACTATGACGACTTGCTTCGCATCCGCGTTCGCGTCTCCAAGCTGACTGGTGCGAAGCTCGAACACGAGTACGAAATCCATCGGGATGAGACACTGATCGCGACCGGCCGAACAGTTCTGGCATGCTTAGATCAGGATGGCCAAATACAGCGAATGTCCGAGTCCCTGCTCTTCGACGAGACCGAAAAGTAA
- a CDS encoding leucine-rich repeat domain-containing protein, translating into MKLFIALIVIPQHGCQSRSPEKEVASQREDVATWDDLVQAVQSEVSTELRFTHEAVSSEQFLELPSLGEKLTVLEVDQGQLDNSDLSRVLQELPNLRQLVLHGDVDNQQLQVIADNAKSVTVLNLPNASVDDSGLSVLAAIETLELLRLHSPNVSDAGLAEIAKSPGLKFLHLINVPITDDGLKTIAMMEKLESFYLDGSACTEAGLSELVRKRPGLHFHWNQLHLENDPNKHPH; encoded by the coding sequence GTGAAATTATTCATCGCGCTCATCGTGATTCCACAGCATGGATGCCAAAGTCGCTCCCCGGAGAAGGAGGTTGCTTCTCAAAGAGAGGACGTAGCAACATGGGATGATCTCGTGCAAGCAGTTCAGTCAGAAGTCAGCACAGAACTCCGATTCACACATGAAGCTGTGAGCAGCGAGCAATTTCTGGAACTTCCTTCACTCGGCGAGAAACTGACAGTCCTGGAAGTCGATCAAGGTCAGCTCGATAACAGCGATCTATCGCGAGTCCTGCAGGAACTTCCCAATTTACGACAACTCGTTTTGCACGGAGATGTCGATAATCAGCAGCTACAAGTGATCGCTGATAATGCAAAGAGCGTGACGGTTCTGAATCTTCCGAATGCAAGTGTTGATGATTCTGGACTCAGCGTGCTGGCAGCCATCGAGACTCTGGAACTTCTGCGATTACACTCACCGAACGTCAGTGATGCAGGCCTCGCCGAAATTGCGAAGTCTCCCGGCTTGAAGTTTCTGCATCTCATTAACGTTCCGATCACAGACGACGGATTGAAGACGATCGCCATGATGGAGAAGTTAGAGTCGTTCTATCTTGATGGGAGTGCCTGTACCGAAGCGGGGCTTTCAGAACTTGTTCGCAAACGGCCGGGTCTTCACTTTCATTGGAATCAGTTGCATCTCGAAAATGATCCCAACAAACACCCACACTGA
- the larC gene encoding nickel pincer cofactor biosynthesis protein LarC: MKVAYLECSTGISGDMTLGALLDAGVERSVIEQAIASLDLPGVKLEVNEVMKSCFRATHIVVKHPEQHAHRHYSDIVKLLENATSLTNSQRSLAQDIFLAVAQAEARVHGTDVEKIHFHEVGAIDSIVDIVGAAVGFDLLGCEQVHCSPIPTGRGQVRIDHGICSVPTPGTAELLKGIPLVDVPIDAELTTPTGAAIVKTIVDRFGPMPAMTINEIGYGAGTMEFASRANLLRLFVGEVSVATGMDEVCLLETNLDDISGEVIGHTKEQLLIAGAKDVYTIPVHMKKNRPGVILSVICSPQDREQLEAIIFNETGTLGIRRQNLWRSTLHRQQHSVLTSFGSILGKVAWNRSGETSFSPEFEACSQLAKEHSRPIREIYRAALTAFEQQQPEKQPESPLTASHKDQSSHDHDHRHDSHSHDHDTHSHDHDHDHDSHRHDHD, from the coding sequence ATGAAAGTCGCCTATCTTGAATGCTCCACTGGGATCAGCGGAGACATGACGCTCGGAGCACTCCTGGATGCAGGAGTTGAGAGATCAGTTATCGAACAGGCCATTGCCTCGCTCGACCTCCCCGGAGTCAAACTTGAGGTCAACGAAGTAATGAAGAGTTGCTTCCGTGCGACGCATATTGTCGTCAAACATCCGGAACAGCATGCACATCGACACTACAGTGACATCGTTAAGCTGTTAGAAAATGCGACCTCGCTTACGAACTCGCAGCGGTCACTGGCGCAAGACATCTTCCTTGCCGTCGCCCAAGCAGAAGCAAGGGTTCACGGGACCGACGTTGAAAAGATTCACTTCCACGAAGTCGGCGCGATCGACTCGATCGTCGATATCGTAGGCGCCGCTGTTGGATTCGACTTACTCGGTTGCGAACAGGTTCATTGCAGCCCGATCCCGACCGGACGGGGGCAAGTTCGCATCGATCATGGAATCTGCTCTGTGCCGACACCGGGAACAGCTGAACTCCTCAAAGGGATTCCTCTTGTCGATGTTCCAATCGATGCAGAACTGACAACACCGACAGGCGCAGCGATCGTCAAAACTATTGTTGATCGTTTTGGACCGATGCCCGCAATGACCATCAACGAGATCGGCTATGGCGCCGGGACAATGGAGTTCGCTTCGCGCGCCAATTTACTACGCCTGTTCGTGGGCGAAGTCTCTGTCGCAACCGGCATGGATGAAGTTTGCCTGCTCGAAACAAACCTCGACGACATCAGCGGAGAAGTGATCGGCCATACTAAAGAACAACTCCTGATCGCCGGTGCAAAAGATGTCTACACAATCCCGGTGCATATGAAAAAGAACCGCCCCGGAGTCATCCTGAGCGTAATCTGCTCTCCGCAAGATCGTGAACAACTTGAAGCGATCATCTTCAACGAAACAGGAACCTTAGGAATTCGTAGGCAAAACCTGTGGCGGTCCACGTTACATCGCCAACAGCACAGCGTACTGACAAGCTTTGGTTCGATCCTTGGGAAAGTCGCCTGGAACCGCTCCGGCGAAACCAGTTTCTCCCCAGAATTTGAAGCCTGCAGCCAACTCGCCAAAGAACATTCTCGACCAATCCGCGAAATCTATCGAGCTGCTCTCACTGCATTCGAGCAACAGCAACCAGAGAAACAACCTGAGTCACCGCTGACCGCGTCACACAAAGACCAGTCATCTCACGACCACGATCACCGCCACGATTCCCATAGCCACGACCACGACACTCACAGTCATGATCATGACCACGATCATGACTCCCACAGACATGATCACGATTGA
- a CDS encoding ATP-binding protein: MFNYEKLGAFYLGREYDIETSEVRPDYVMYDAKDLTTHAVIVGMTGSGKTGLGISLLEEAAIDGIPSLIIDPKGDMGNLLLNFPSLSPKDFQPWVEQGEANRKGMTVEQYAADRAKLWKEGLAQWEQSPERLEKLKQAAEVAIYTPGSDAGLPLTILKSLAAPPEQVVNNSDAMREKVSTAVSGLLTLLGIDADPLRSREHILLSNILDKAWREGRDLDMHSLIREIQTPPFKKIGIMDLDSIFPAKDRLELAMTVNNILASPAFSTWMQGEPLNIQRLLYTDEGKPRMAVLSIAHLNDQERMFFVTLLLNEVVSWMRTQTGTSSLRALLYMDEVFGYLPPTANPPSKIPLLTLLKQARAYGVGLVLSTQNPVDLDYKALSNAGTWFLGRLQTERDQLRVLDGLQGASANAGVNFDRKKIERILSGVGSRVFMMNNVHEDQPVLFHTRWALSYLSGPMTRAQIAKVMAPFKAAKVAAPSIAPVATPTLSSQEQDTLKQPARIGSPPPILPPEAKQKFVAVSRNVSLDAKILYRPALLGVGALHFVDSKSDVDNWKDCASLLNLRSSDDLERDPWSESQLIKVSNFEIEAEPVDQAGYSELPGNCSRKTSWRSWKASYKSYLYREQRLQLSHSPELKEYSRPDERPGDFAARIGQAAREKRDLEIAKLRKKYESKFKTLSDRLRRAEVKVEKEEQQASSATMSAAVSIGTSILGALFGRKTLSATNVSRAGTSMRSASRAANQRSDIKRAKADVEEVEQDIQDLEKKLNEEVEKITADYSEGQLEIQPYEVKPRKSDIAVDEVSILWLPYQVTDDGIAEPAYDDDSKE; encoded by the coding sequence ATGTTCAATTACGAAAAGCTCGGCGCATTCTATCTGGGACGCGAGTACGACATTGAAACATCCGAAGTTCGTCCAGACTACGTCATGTACGACGCCAAAGATCTGACGACGCACGCAGTCATCGTCGGGATGACAGGGAGCGGAAAAACTGGACTGGGAATTTCTCTTCTCGAAGAGGCAGCCATTGATGGAATCCCGTCGCTGATTATTGACCCCAAAGGGGACATGGGAAACTTGCTGCTCAATTTCCCCAGTCTCAGCCCCAAAGATTTTCAGCCTTGGGTCGAGCAGGGGGAAGCGAACCGAAAAGGGATGACCGTTGAGCAATATGCTGCCGACCGAGCCAAGCTCTGGAAAGAGGGTTTGGCACAATGGGAACAAAGCCCGGAGAGACTGGAGAAACTCAAGCAGGCCGCCGAAGTTGCCATCTACACACCCGGAAGCGATGCCGGTTTACCGTTGACGATTTTGAAGTCGCTGGCGGCTCCGCCCGAACAGGTGGTGAACAACTCGGATGCCATGCGAGAGAAAGTTTCCACTGCTGTTTCAGGGTTGTTGACTCTCTTGGGGATTGATGCCGACCCGCTCAGAAGTCGCGAACATATCCTGCTTTCGAACATTCTTGATAAAGCCTGGCGCGAAGGGCGAGATCTCGACATGCACTCGTTGATTCGAGAGATCCAGACTCCGCCATTCAAGAAGATCGGCATCATGGATCTGGACTCGATCTTTCCTGCCAAAGATCGGCTTGAGCTGGCGATGACTGTCAACAACATTTTAGCGTCACCTGCGTTCTCAACATGGATGCAGGGTGAACCACTGAACATCCAACGGTTGCTGTACACCGATGAAGGAAAACCGCGAATGGCGGTGTTATCGATTGCTCACTTGAACGATCAAGAGCGGATGTTCTTTGTCACGTTGTTGCTTAACGAAGTTGTCTCGTGGATGCGAACGCAGACCGGGACCTCAAGTCTGCGAGCACTTCTCTACATGGATGAAGTCTTTGGTTATCTCCCGCCGACAGCCAATCCTCCTTCAAAAATTCCACTGCTGACATTGCTCAAACAGGCCCGGGCGTATGGAGTCGGACTTGTTCTCTCAACTCAGAATCCGGTTGATCTGGACTACAAAGCCCTATCGAATGCAGGAACATGGTTTCTGGGACGGCTTCAAACAGAGCGGGACCAACTGCGAGTCCTTGATGGGTTGCAGGGTGCCTCGGCGAATGCGGGAGTAAATTTCGACCGAAAGAAAATCGAAAGGATTCTCTCAGGTGTGGGGAGCCGAGTCTTCATGATGAATAATGTTCATGAGGACCAACCGGTACTCTTTCACACTCGCTGGGCGTTGTCGTATCTAAGTGGACCGATGACGCGCGCTCAAATTGCGAAAGTCATGGCTCCGTTTAAAGCAGCAAAGGTTGCTGCACCTTCCATCGCTCCTGTCGCGACTCCCACATTGAGCTCTCAAGAACAGGACACGCTCAAACAACCGGCGCGAATTGGGTCACCTCCGCCGATTCTTCCACCGGAAGCGAAACAGAAATTTGTCGCTGTTTCGAGGAATGTTTCACTGGATGCGAAAATTCTCTATCGCCCAGCACTTTTAGGAGTCGGAGCTCTACACTTTGTCGACTCTAAATCAGATGTCGACAACTGGAAAGACTGTGCCAGCTTGCTGAACCTAAGATCATCTGACGATCTGGAACGCGACCCCTGGAGCGAATCGCAACTGATCAAGGTTTCGAATTTCGAAATTGAGGCAGAACCTGTTGATCAGGCTGGGTACTCGGAACTTCCGGGGAACTGCTCCCGGAAAACTTCATGGCGAAGCTGGAAGGCGTCCTACAAAAGTTATCTGTATCGAGAGCAACGGCTGCAGCTCAGCCACTCTCCTGAACTAAAAGAGTACTCTCGCCCTGATGAACGTCCAGGAGATTTTGCCGCTCGTATTGGGCAAGCTGCTCGTGAGAAGCGAGATTTAGAAATCGCCAAGCTGCGAAAGAAGTACGAATCGAAATTCAAAACCCTCAGCGATCGCCTCCGACGTGCGGAAGTGAAAGTTGAAAAAGAAGAACAGCAGGCAAGTTCAGCGACAATGTCCGCTGCGGTTTCGATAGGGACATCAATTTTAGGGGCACTATTCGGCCGCAAGACGCTCAGTGCCACAAACGTCTCGCGGGCTGGAACCAGTATGCGGTCTGCATCGCGCGCAGCCAATCAGCGGAGCGATATCAAACGGGCCAAAGCCGATGTTGAAGAGGTCGAGCAGGACATTCAGGATCTCGAAAAGAAGCTCAACGAAGAAGTCGAGAAAATCACTGCGGACTACTCGGAAGGTCAGTTGGAAATTCAACCGTACGAAGTGAAGCCAAGAAAGAGCGACATCGCCGTTGACGAAGTCTCGATCTTGTGGTTGCCATACCAAGTCACCGACGACGGAATTGCGGAGCCTGCATACGATGACGATTCAAAAGAGTAG
- a CDS encoding ankyrin repeat domain-containing protein: MEEESSKESSRVHNEKAIDQYLRNLIKSPERRLTGFTESARWGRIDLVKEFLAQGVEVDATDEYGRTALILAASGGQLDVMQLLIDEGADVNFQEPESQTTPLLALLRSLHSESIYYSGVQLLIDFGAETTPQDSDGWTAVDWAKSRIREGRIDQDFLQEFERQSEPSGKAL; encoded by the coding sequence ATGGAAGAGGAATCTTCCAAGGAGAGCTCCAGAGTCCACAATGAAAAGGCGATCGACCAATACCTCCGCAATCTCATTAAATCGCCTGAGCGCCGTCTCACTGGATTCACGGAATCAGCCCGGTGGGGGCGAATCGATCTGGTGAAAGAGTTTCTCGCACAAGGCGTTGAAGTCGATGCAACTGATGAGTATGGGCGGACAGCCCTGATCCTCGCTGCATCGGGTGGTCAGCTGGACGTCATGCAACTATTGATCGATGAAGGCGCCGACGTCAATTTCCAGGAGCCAGAGAGTCAGACAACTCCGCTCCTCGCACTCCTTCGGAGCTTGCACTCGGAATCAATATACTACTCCGGGGTACAGCTGCTCATCGACTTTGGAGCCGAAACAACTCCTCAAGATTCTGACGGCTGGACTGCAGTCGACTGGGCCAAAAGTAGAATCAGAGAAGGCCGCATTGACCAAGACTTCTTACAAGAGTTTGAACGCCAGAGTGAGCCATCCGGCAAAGCCCTCTGA
- a CDS encoding efflux RND transporter periplasmic adaptor subunit has product MKPRNTFSLYSYALIPVLGLLPLLGVGCAEKPAAGGPGAGGRPPSRVYVATVEKGEVIPETIVVGTVVAKRTSVVASGADGKVNRFLVREGNLVDEGQELSVLNIVTTDLGIAEAKQVLEMRKQEWQELENGSRQEEIEKAAADVAAAKSAMDASAIRLKRQQDLARNNAVNLDDLDSAVEQAETTKKLYESAIASAKLIQRGPRQEQINQAKARYQAQVEQVEYLEAEKGKRTTRAPFKGVVVAEHTQAGQWLGKGDPVVTIADMLDEVYVIANVDQLEIDNVRPGTEVDIEIHSPGKRYWKGTVESLIPRSQWEGGSRTFPVKVVVKNEILDYNGRKQSALSEGMYARVTFQGVPRKALLVPKNSVIRSENGSRVVSVLPGDKPDAGTAKLVMIEELGSYKDSIEAKEGELTPGMLVVTEGAERLSPFQPVQIVQPEIPADTPKVSSAEKIDSVSEETD; this is encoded by the coding sequence ATGAAACCCCGGAACACCTTTTCACTTTATTCGTACGCGTTGATTCCAGTCTTGGGCCTTTTGCCCCTGCTTGGGGTGGGTTGTGCTGAGAAGCCGGCTGCCGGGGGGCCAGGAGCGGGCGGACGTCCACCTTCCAGAGTCTATGTCGCAACGGTCGAGAAAGGGGAGGTCATCCCCGAAACGATTGTTGTCGGAACCGTGGTCGCAAAACGGACCAGCGTGGTTGCCTCGGGAGCCGACGGAAAGGTTAACAGGTTTCTCGTTCGTGAAGGTAATCTCGTCGATGAGGGTCAAGAACTCTCCGTTCTCAATATCGTGACAACTGACCTGGGTATCGCAGAGGCTAAACAAGTCCTCGAAATGCGAAAACAGGAATGGCAGGAGCTCGAAAATGGCTCACGACAGGAAGAAATCGAGAAGGCAGCCGCTGATGTTGCTGCTGCGAAATCTGCAATGGATGCGTCAGCCATCCGTTTGAAACGTCAACAGGACCTCGCGAGAAACAATGCGGTGAATCTGGATGATCTGGATAGTGCAGTCGAACAGGCAGAAACCACCAAAAAACTTTATGAATCAGCAATCGCCTCAGCCAAGCTGATCCAAAGAGGTCCGCGCCAAGAGCAAATCAATCAGGCGAAGGCGCGCTACCAGGCTCAGGTTGAACAGGTCGAATATCTTGAAGCAGAAAAGGGCAAGCGGACCACGCGGGCTCCTTTCAAGGGAGTCGTCGTTGCGGAACATACGCAAGCTGGGCAATGGCTGGGAAAAGGAGATCCGGTTGTCACCATCGCGGATATGCTCGACGAAGTATACGTCATCGCGAATGTTGATCAGTTGGAAATCGACAACGTCCGCCCCGGTACGGAAGTCGACATCGAAATCCACTCACCTGGAAAACGGTACTGGAAAGGGACTGTCGAGTCTTTGATTCCTCGCAGCCAATGGGAAGGAGGGTCGCGTACTTTCCCCGTAAAAGTGGTCGTTAAGAACGAAATTCTGGATTACAACGGACGTAAACAGTCTGCTCTTTCGGAAGGAATGTACGCACGCGTCACTTTTCAGGGAGTACCGCGAAAAGCACTTCTGGTTCCCAAAAACTCCGTCATCCGTTCCGAAAACGGTTCTAGAGTCGTTTCGGTTCTGCCGGGAGACAAGCCAGACGCAGGAACTGCAAAACTCGTCATGATTGAAGAACTCGGATCGTACAAGGACTCCATTGAGGCCAAAGAGGGGGAGTTGACCCCCGGAATGTTGGTTGTCACCGAAGGAGCCGAGCGATTAAGCCCGTTTCAACCGGTTCAGATTGTTCAGCCAGAAATTCCTGCGGACACCCCCAAGGTCAGTTCCGCTGAGAAGATCGATTCTGTTTCCGAGGAAACCGATTGA
- a CDS encoding metallophosphoesterase, producing MDWLNLLALLWLIAGNTTLWVAYVNRTHALPLTCGTLHRLRRVHDVMIILVPLLLIVGLGLTGPKLLLGGSWAKLTPFWWAFVGVCLLGGMQLVFVTIRNILQRAPEQLIDKQSETIDIADKLGAKPVEPGKYYRLAMLPMNEQFEVEFNQKTFQLESLPAELDGLSILHISDWHFMGTLSQSYFKQVSDLLAQEPVDIVCFTGDLIDSMKCVEWIPETLGKLKGKYGNFFILGNHDWYQDPDVIREAVSKIGWVNVASETVELEIDHAILQIGGDETPWMGTSPEFSEIAHFRLLLCHTPDNLQSARDSHVDLMLSGHNHGGQVQLPLVGPVYSPSRFGTQYASGIFWEAPTLLHISRGLSGRHPLRYHCRPEVTRIVLKAVEVSPEKPHEPGVD from the coding sequence TTGGACTGGCTCAATCTACTTGCTCTTCTCTGGTTAATCGCTGGTAACACGACATTGTGGGTTGCCTATGTGAATCGAACTCATGCGCTGCCGTTGACTTGCGGGACGCTGCACCGTCTTCGTCGCGTTCACGATGTGATGATTATCTTAGTGCCGTTACTATTGATTGTCGGTTTGGGCCTCACCGGGCCAAAACTGTTGCTCGGCGGAAGCTGGGCGAAGTTGACGCCATTCTGGTGGGCTTTTGTTGGAGTCTGTTTATTGGGCGGAATGCAGCTGGTTTTCGTCACCATTCGAAACATCCTGCAACGAGCTCCCGAGCAACTCATCGACAAGCAATCTGAAACGATTGATATCGCAGATAAACTGGGCGCGAAGCCTGTCGAACCGGGCAAGTACTACCGGCTGGCAATGCTCCCAATGAACGAGCAATTCGAAGTCGAATTCAATCAGAAAACTTTTCAGCTTGAATCATTACCAGCGGAATTGGACGGGCTTTCGATTTTGCATATCTCCGACTGGCACTTCATGGGGACGCTGAGTCAATCGTACTTCAAGCAGGTGAGCGATCTGCTGGCTCAGGAACCTGTGGACATTGTTTGCTTCACTGGTGATTTGATTGACAGTATGAAATGCGTCGAATGGATTCCGGAGACTCTGGGAAAATTGAAAGGGAAGTATGGCAACTTCTTCATCCTCGGAAACCACGACTGGTATCAAGATCCCGATGTCATTCGCGAAGCGGTTTCGAAGATTGGATGGGTGAATGTTGCATCCGAGACCGTTGAACTCGAAATTGACCACGCCATTCTTCAAATTGGTGGAGACGAAACACCCTGGATGGGGACATCTCCAGAGTTCTCAGAGATCGCACACTTTCGACTTCTTCTGTGCCATACTCCCGACAACCTTCAATCTGCCCGAGATTCGCACGTCGACCTGATGCTCTCGGGGCACAATCATGGCGGGCAGGTGCAACTGCCGCTTGTCGGACCAGTCTACTCGCCCAGTCGTTTCGGAACTCAATACGCTTCGGGAATCTTTTGGGAAGCTCCTACCCTCTTGCACATCTCCCGTGGTCTTTCGGGCCGCCATCCGCTCCGTTACCACTGCCGCCCAGAGGTCACTCGGATTGTGCTCAAGGCTGTCGAAGTTTCTCCGGAGAAACCGCACGAACCTGGAGTCGACTGA
- the aroE gene encoding shikimate dehydrogenase, with product MICVTLGRTRHKMMIAEHQSLAERGAELVELRVDWIPRGLRLDRLIKNRPTPVIVTCRRPDDGGRFSDSEEKRLTILREAIMSGVEYVDLEADIAKSIPRYGKTQRIVSYHDFEKTPDNLEEIHEQLCECDPDIVKIVTMADSPIDNIRMLELVAKAKVPTVGFCMGEYGVVSRILCGKYGAPFSYATFSKERVMAPGQFSFEEMKRLYRYDQINDETAVFGVLGDPVGHSWSPILFNVAFAKNKMNAVYLPMRVGAEEFSETLKAYEFLNVHGYSVTIPHKQSALKFADKADESTLKIGAANTLVKSKSGNWHAKNTDYDAALDSIKLGLAAKKEPSLNGQRVLILGAGGVAQAIGLGAAKENAVVTVSNRSKTRGSQLAKSLDCQHVTWGNRGAVGADVLVNCTPVGMFPEMNETPFEPHWLREDMVVFDTIYNPENTLLLKSAKERLCFPVSGIEMFVRQAAAQFKYFTGKEASLDDLRTTLRRAISPVRVKTSQGHAAPAEHEAKPEQNENGEA from the coding sequence ATGATTTGCGTCACATTGGGCCGCACCCGACATAAAATGATGATTGCTGAACACCAAAGCCTTGCCGAGAGGGGGGCTGAGCTGGTGGAGCTTCGTGTGGACTGGATCCCGCGTGGGCTTCGCTTGGACCGGTTGATCAAAAATCGTCCTACGCCAGTAATCGTCACCTGCCGCAGACCTGATGATGGTGGGCGTTTTAGCGACTCTGAAGAGAAACGTCTGACGATTCTGCGTGAAGCAATCATGTCTGGGGTGGAGTATGTCGACCTCGAAGCAGATATCGCCAAGTCGATTCCACGTTACGGTAAAACTCAACGAATTGTGAGTTATCACGATTTTGAAAAAACGCCTGACAATCTGGAAGAAATCCACGAACAGTTGTGCGAGTGCGATCCTGACATCGTCAAGATCGTGACCATGGCAGATTCGCCAATCGACAACATTCGCATGCTGGAACTGGTCGCGAAGGCGAAAGTTCCAACCGTCGGATTTTGCATGGGAGAGTACGGTGTCGTAAGCCGGATTCTGTGCGGGAAATATGGCGCTCCGTTCTCATACGCGACGTTCAGCAAGGAACGGGTGATGGCTCCCGGGCAGTTTTCATTTGAAGAAATGAAACGGCTGTACCGGTACGATCAGATCAATGATGAGACCGCCGTCTTTGGCGTCTTGGGAGACCCTGTCGGACATAGTTGGAGTCCCATTCTGTTTAATGTGGCGTTTGCGAAAAACAAGATGAACGCCGTGTATTTGCCTATGCGAGTCGGAGCTGAAGAGTTTTCAGAAACGTTGAAAGCCTACGAATTCCTCAATGTTCATGGTTACAGCGTTACGATTCCGCACAAACAATCGGCTTTGAAATTCGCAGACAAAGCCGACGAAAGCACCCTGAAGATTGGAGCAGCCAATACGCTCGTCAAAAGCAAATCAGGCAATTGGCATGCGAAAAACACCGACTACGATGCAGCGTTGGATTCGATCAAACTCGGATTGGCTGCGAAGAAAGAGCCGAGTTTGAATGGTCAGCGAGTTCTCATTCTCGGAGCGGGCGGTGTGGCTCAGGCGATTGGACTGGGAGCGGCCAAGGAAAACGCTGTCGTCACCGTTTCAAACCGGTCCAAAACCCGTGGCTCACAACTTGCGAAAAGCTTGGACTGCCAACATGTGACTTGGGGCAACCGGGGAGCTGTTGGTGCGGATGTTCTGGTGAACTGCACTCCTGTTGGCATGTTCCCGGAGATGAATGAAACCCCTTTCGAGCCACACTGGCTTCGCGAGGACATGGTGGTCTTTGATACTATCTACAATCCGGAAAACACCCTCCTGTTGAAATCAGCGAAAGAGCGATTGTGTTTTCCGGTGAGCGGTATTGAAATGTTCGTGCGACAGGCTGCTGCACAATTCAAGTATTTCACAGGCAAAGAGGCGTCGCTAGACGATCTACGAACGACGTTGCGTCGAGCGATTTCTCCAGTTCGAGTTAAAACATCGCAAGGGCACGCTGCTCCAGCGGAGCATGAAGCAAAGCCAGAGCAAAACGAGAACGGCGAAGCATGA